From a region of the Methanobrevibacter sp. TMH8 genome:
- a CDS encoding 30S ribosomal protein S17 produces MVGLNVQQVETECDDDNCPFHGTLPVRGQILEAVVVSDKAERTITVERSFYKFIRKYERYEKRKSKINVHKPDCFNVKVGDSVKIAECRPLSKTKHFVLVEVKGDS; encoded by the coding sequence ATGGTTGGTCTTAATGTTCAACAAGTAGAAACTGAATGTGATGATGATAACTGTCCTTTTCACGGAACCTTGCCAGTTAGAGGTCAAATCCTTGAAGCGGTTGTGGTTAGTGATAAGGCAGAAAGGACAATCACAGTAGAACGTAGTTTCTACAAATTCATACGAAAGTATGAGAGATATGAAAAGAGAAAATCAAAAATTAATGTTCACAAACCTGATTGTTTCAATGTAAAAGTTGGAGATTCAGTTAAAATTGCAGAATGTAGGCCTTTAAGTAAAACTAAACATTTTGTTTTAGTAGAAGTAAAAGGAGATAGCTAA